A genome region from Microplitis demolitor isolate Queensland-Clemson2020A chromosome 1, iyMicDemo2.1a, whole genome shotgun sequence includes the following:
- the LOC103580010 gene encoding neuralized-like protein 4, with the protein MFQICGEGVILLNNNCTASRICSMSDEGRVMSSEPLKDDELFEVRIDKKIRSRYGKIEIGVCTNDPETMRTVGWTPSLQLWMMSNAGIVHTTNDLKEHLISEPTYGSTLDTLEEGHTIGVMRTSNSELVFFINGISQGVAATNVPTRLYALVAMFFDYVQVTITNPKPLVLTNEPKDEMEINNDFSMGEGTSTSMVANLNVNLNVNMNVNLPKNPSPAAIREDRLRFHERVGTLVKLSNNARTAERRRPLDEFNNGVVMTHRPLRDNELFEIRIDRLVDKWSGSIEVGVTTHSPTGLKFPATMTNMRSGTTMMSGCGILTNGKGIQREYGDINLDELREGDRVGMIRRCNGNLHYLINGLDQGVAAKVPPGIWGVVELYGMTVKVTIVDRDEREEQNLVTRRNNLHLQGLAEVEEEDTLDRLTFHPCCGTHADVINNGRTAHRPNAMDDFNNGVVLTMRPLRLNELFEVRLDKIVTKWAGSIEIGVTTHSPTELEFPFTMTNVRSGTWIMTGNGVMHNGTSIIDQYGQNLDRLQVGDRVGVMRKDNGTLHFFVNGTDQGAAAIGVPERVYGVIDLYGQATQATIVDNTDFYSPTTNNSSFSNTTLYSDLRFHHVHGKHARISNNGLTASRIRALGEFNEAIVIANRPLRDGELFEVSIDKMVGRWSGAIEAGVTAIRPDELEFPSTMTDIDHDTWMLSGSTVMRDGVTLRHHYSCDLDKLVEGNRIGMMRCADSSLHYYLDGVDQGTACSGLPPHVYPVIDLYAQCAQVTIVQPERRDTITQQYLPSENSISQQPTSVIQPQAPMEITHKFHESVGLNIQLNTDRVIAARCREYNHAVLLSESGLENNELFEISIQEVASEWSGSLKIGVVENTNGNWLTSMDLVPGMTSIPADAWYLTGNEVRYKGNVLCSNYCPSLDWLRVGDKIGVKRSHEGNLKFYINGEDMGVAAVNVPEMVWVAVELFGSTVAVSITSSKQQIPVISPNASLRLQDSLELLLDPMPLTMRNDGGMDTSVDASEAKLQEILLTPTQPVVTSTGETDWCYEFHENRGRNVELEGQTVARRVASYNQGVVMTNRPLIRGKIFQVEIEKINDRWVSGILCGVTCISPEKATFPLTALGFKKYSWIICSDWMSHNGTKVKTRYGANLDNLQPGSTVGLLVDEDSRLHLFVNGSDQGVAATDLPPYVYAVIDLYGQVEQVSIIGPIAEAVLTNNDAINLAIANNVERVANELEDVENSREKADLECHEKENVLEIPSSLPLNLQIDDDELTNFNAIQTTSSRVNPLETTSPNIATSASTAATHNNITHFNNDLPGKSMASSCNSDSNNSTSELEISNDPRAAGIECFKFKNNNINNPDDTYDNNTMSNNDLDNDDDDNHDNDEQVTNGMMMMTCSLRNNDCTNVEINNATNINIKNGSAASSSNMSSLNTAINSMNANNAINESILSNGQLNNIAAFNQNSNNLNVNVNVNVNHNNINQDNSQCNLTSNITSSLAATSFNTSINSTDLQTTNRQLQTAKQNSNSAILPNQNGSSHNSQQSLSSTRTSSSPPTPLNSTIIMTPSKKCEYLKACMRLKKSLVLPDEFFSLDEVTCYCNSCYKVDGDGAICKKGDPPAEFAVPVGWVRFPLKQTINANQIPQSTTDKWHVAYYGTRLDSIRWILDRGELLPMEQLDTSNLTTIINTENQNPQVVFSPNIKYVASEGIKKYPYIDMQSNRKLNASTAFQLLVRPGSYTMGADKQHGADGAEPTEWATKEAGATVIIALLINLDEF; encoded by the exons ATGTTTCAAATATGTGGGGAAGGAGTTATATTGTTGAACAACAACTGCACCGCCTCGAGAATATGCTCCATGTCCGACGAGGGTCGAGTTATGAGCTCAGAACCTCTCAAAGATGACGAACTGTTCGAGGTGCGGATTGACAAAAAG ATACGATCAAGGTACGGAAAGATTGAAATAGGCGTGTGTACAAATGACCCAGAGACAATGAGGACAGTCGGCTGGACACCTAGTTTGCAGCTCTGGATGATGAGCAATGCTGGAATAGTCCATACTACCAATGATTTGAAGGAACATCTTATTTCAGAACCCACTTATGGAAGTACTCTTGATACTCTAGAAGAAGGACACACTATCGGAGTAATGAGAACGTCTAAT agCGAACTAGTGTTTTTTATCAATGGAATATCTCAAGGAGTAGCAGCGACAAATGTGCCCACACGTTTATACGCTCTGGTTGCTATGTTCTTTGACTATGTGCAAGTAACAATAACAAATCCAAAGCCATTGGTACTCACAAATGAGCCGAAAGATGAGATGGAGATAAACAATGACTTTTCAATGGGTGAGGGAACGTCCACGAGTATGGTTgctaatttaaatgttaatttaaatgtcaatatGAATGTAAATCTACCGAAAAATCCGAGCCCCGCGGCGATTCGCGAAGATCGTCTGAGATTTCATGAGCGCGTAGGAACTCTAGTGAAGCTTTCTAACAACGCGCGAACTGCTGAAAGACGCAGACCCCTCgatgaatttaataatggAGTGGTGATGACCCACAGACCGCTGAGAGACAATGAGCTGTTTGAAATACGTATTGATAGACTGGTAGACAAGTGGTCGGGGAGCATTGAAGTCGGGGTGACAACTCACAGCCCAACTGGACTTAAGTTTCCTGCTACGATGACCAACATGCGGTCGGGCACCACGATGATGTCTGGTTGCGGGATTTTGACAAACGGCAAAGGCATCCAGCGAGAGTACGGAGACATAAACTTGGACGAGCTACGAGAAGGTGACAGAGTCGGAATGATTAGAAGATGTAATGGCAATTTACATTACTTGATAAACGGTCTAGACCAAGGTGTAGCTGCTAAAGTACCCCCTGGTATCTGGGGAGTTGTCGAGCTCTATGGGATGACGGTCAAGGTGACGATCGTTGATCGCGACGAACGTGAGGAGCAGAATCTCGTCACGCGGAGAAATAATCTCCATCTTCAGGGCTTGGCTGAAGTCGAAGAAGAAGACACTCTTGACCGATTGACCTTTCATCCCTGCTGCGGCACTCACGCGGACGTTATCAACAACGGACGCACCGCGCACCGGCCTAATGCTATGGACGACTTCAATAATGGCGTAGTACTTACAATGAGACCATTGAGGCTCAATGAATTGTTTGAAGTAAGGCTAGATAAAATAGTTACCAAGTGGGCGGGTTCTATTGAGATCGGCGTGACCACACACTCGCCAACTGAACTGGAATTTCCTTTTACTATGACCAATGTCCGCTCCGGCACGTGGATTATGACCGGCAATGGAGTTATGCACAACGGCACCTCTATTATTGATCAGTATGGCCAGAATCTTGACCGTTTGCAAGTCGGGGATCGCGTTGGTGTCATGAGGAAGGACAACGGGACCTTGCATTTTTTTGTCAACGGAACTGACCAGGGGGCTGCTGCTATCGGCGTCCCAGAAAGAGTTTACGGGGTTATTGATCTGTATGGTCAAGCTACGCAGGCTACTATTGTAGACAACACTGACTTCTACAGCCCGACTACAAATAATTCCAGTTTTAGCAACACCACATTATACAG tgaTTTACGATTTCATCACGTACATGGCAAGCACGCGAGAATTTCAAATAACGGACTGACAGCATCGAGGATACGAGCTCTTGGTGAATTTAATGAGGCTATCGTGATTGCTAATCGACCTTTACGTGATGGGGAACTTTTTGAAGTTTCCATTGACAAAATGGTCGGCCGCTGGTCGGGTGCAATTGAAGCTG GAGTGACGGCTATCAGACCAGATGAGCTGGAGTTTCCGTCGACGATGACGGACATTGATCACGACACATGGATGCTATCAGGATCAACAGTGATGCGAGACGGCGTAACTCTTCGTCATCATTATTCTTGCGATCTTGATAAACTCGTCGAAGGAAATAGGATCGGCATGATGCGATGTGCAGACTCGAGTCTACATTATTATCTTGATGGAGTTGACCAAGGTACTGCATGCAGTGGTCTTCCGCCTCACGTTTATCCAGTGATTGATTTGTATGCGCAGTGCGCTCAG gttacTATTGTACAGCCAGAGCGACGTGATACGATAACTCAGCAGTATTTGCCGTCGGAAAACAGTATCAGTCAGCAACCGACCTCGGTGATACAGCCCCAAGCTCCAATGGAGATCACCCACAAGTTCCACGAGTCTGTCGGGCTCAATATTCAGTTGAATACTGATCGAGTTATTGCCGCGCGCTGTCGTGAGTACAATCACGCTGTTTTATTGAGTGAAAGTGGCCTTGAGAACAATGAACTCTTTGAAATATCAATCCAAGAAGTTGCTTCCGAGTGGAGTGGGTCCCTAAAAATAGGAGTTGTAGAAAACACAAATGGCAATTGGTTAACTTCGATGGATCTAGTGCCCGGGATGACTTCGATACCAGCAGATGCTTGGTATCTGACAGGAAACGAAGTAAGATATAAGGGTAATGTACTCTGTTCCAATTACTGTCCTAGTTTAGATTGGCTGAGAGTGGGCGATAAGATCGGCGTAAAAAGAAGCCACGAAGgcaatttaaagttttatatcAATGGCGAAGATATGGGAGTTGCTGCCGTTAATGTACCGGAGATGGTGTGGGTTGCGGTTGAACTTTTCGGCAGCACTGTCGCCGTCAGTATCACGAGCAGCAAGCAGCAGATTCCTGTGATATCCCCAAATGCCAGTTTGAGACTCCAAGATTCTTTGGAGCTGCTGCTGGATCCCATGCCGCTGACGATGAGAAATGATGGGGGAATGGACACGTCAGTTGACGCTTCGGAAGCTAAACTTCAGGAGATTCTTTTGACTCCCACCCAACCAGTCGTGACGTCCACCGGGGAGACTGACTGGTGCTACGAGTTTCACGAGAATCGCGGGAGAAATGTTGAGCTTGAAGGTCAAACAGTTGCTAGAAGAGTCGCTAGTTATAATCAAGGCGTCGTGATGACCAACCGACCGTTAATTAGAGggaaaatatttcaagtgGAAATTGAGAAGATAAACGATCGCTGGGTATCAGGTATCCTTTGTGGCGTAACTTGTATATCGCCTGAGAAAGCAACCTTCCCTTTGACTGCTTTgggtttcaaaaaatattcatggaTAATTTGCAGCGACTGGATGTCTCACAACGGCACTAAAGTTAAAACCCGTTATGGCGCAAACTTGGACAACCTCCAACCTGGTTCGACAGTAGGTCTGTTAGTCGACGAGGACTCGCGACTGCATTTATTTGTCAATGGATCTGACCAAGGAGTAGCCGCCACAGATCTTCCGCCCTATGTCTACGCAGTAATCGATCTCTACGGCCAAGTCGAACAGGTCTCAATAATAGGTCCTATTGCCGAAGCTGTTCTTACAAATAACGACGCAATAAATTTGGCAATAGCCAACAACGTCGAGCGCGTTGCCAATGAACTTGAGGACGTGGAAAACTCACGCGAGAAAGCTGATCTAGAGTGTCACGAAAAAGAAAACGTCCTCGAGATTCCGTCCAGTCTACCTCTGAATCTTCAGATTGACGACGATGAGCTAACAAACTTCAACGCCATTCAGACTACATCATCCCGCGTCAATCCGTTAGAAACGACCTCGCCAAACATCGCGACCAGCGCGTCGACTGCAGCAACACACAATAATATAACGCATTTCAATAACGACCTACCGGGTAAATCGATGGCAAGCAGCTGCAACTCAGACAGCAATAATTCAACAAGTGAATTGGAGATAAGTAACGATCCCCGTGCTGCTGGTATCgagtgttttaaatttaaaaataataatatcaataatccGGATGATACTTATGACAATAATACAATGTCTAACAACGATTtggataatgatgatgatgataatcatGATAACGATGAACAAGTAACAAATgggatgatgatgatgacatgTAGCTTAAGAAATAATGATTGTACAAATGTAGAGATAAACAATGCAacgaatattaatattaaaaacggTTCAGCAGCATCCTCGAGCAATATGTCAAGTTTGAATACCGCCATAAATTCAATGAATGCCAACAATGCAATAAATGAAAGTATCTTATCCAATGGGCAGCTAAATAACATCGCTGCTTTCAATCAAAACTCAAATAATCTtaatgtaaatgtaaatgttaatgttaatcataataatattaatcaggACAACTCGCAGTGCAACCTCACGAGCAACATAACGAGTAGTTTAGCCGCGACCTCATTCAATACCTCAATAAATTCGACGGATTTGCAAACGACAAATCGTCAGCTCCAGACTGCTAAGCAAAATTCCAATAGTGCCATACTGCCCAATCAAAATGGATCGAGTCATAATTCCCAGCAATCTTTGAGCTCAACGCGTACCTCTTCTTCACCACCGACTCCACTAAACTCGACGATTATTATGACACCCTCGAAAAAAtgtgaatatttaaaagcCTGTATGAGACTTAAAAAATCGCTTGTTTTGccagatgaatttttttctcttgatgAAGTTACTTGTTACTGCAACTCCTGCTATAAAGTAGACGGTGACGGAGCTATTTGTAAAAAAGGTGACCCGCCAGCTGAGTTTGCCGTTCCTGTTGGGTGGGTCAGGTTTCCTCTTAAGCAGACCATCAACGCCAATCAGATTCCCCAGAGTACTACTGATAAGTGGCATGTTGCTTACTATGGAACACGATTAGATTCTATTAG atgGATTCTTGATCGTGGAGAATTACTACCCATGGAACAATTGGACACAAGCAATTTAACGACAATTATCAACACCGAAAATCAGAATCCGCAGGTCGTGTTCTCaccaaatattaaatatgtcgcTTCTgaaggaattaaaaaataccc gtACATTGACATGCAGTCAAACAGAAAATTGAACGCATCGACGGCGTTTCAGTTACTAGTGAGACCTGGATCCTATACGATGGGCGCAGACAAGCAACATGGCGCAGACGGAGCTGAGCCTACGGAGTGGGCGACCAAAGAAGCTGGTGCCACAGTAATAATAGCTCTTCTTATTAATCTTGATGAATTCTAA
- the LOC103580011 gene encoding guanine nucleotide-binding protein subunit beta-2, protein MGKDDAETTALKKELDDLIKKCQEDQKKQQDATLEEACSSVADAPKIKLSTKKLLKGHINKVNSVHYSGDSRHCVTGSLDGKLIIWDSWTGNKVQVIPLRSAWVMSVAFAPSGNFVACGGMDNMCTVYDVNNRDATGSAKITRELLGYEGFLSSCRFFDDKTIITGSGDMKICMWDLESGKKTTDFCAHAGDVVSISLSPDGNSYITGSVDRTCKLWDIREEKAKQTFFGHEADVNSVCFHPSGYSFVTASEDKTARLWDLRSDQQLATYKPPSSNPGYTSCGLSLSGRFIFCASDDNSIHIWDTLKAQYNGALNGHENRVTSLSVAPNGMAIASCSWDQMVRVWV, encoded by the exons ATGGGCAAAGACGACGCAGAGACCACCGCACTCAAGAAAGAGCTGGAcgatttgattaaaaaatgtcag GAAGACCAAAAGAAGCAGCAAGACGCGACATTGGAAGAGGCTTGTTCATCAGTCGCGGATGCTCCGAAGATAAAGCTCTCGACGAAGAAACTTCTAAAGGGCCATATAAATAAAGTCAACTCGGTGCATTACAGTGGTGACAGCAG ACACTGCGTCACTGGATCCTTGGACGGGAAACTGATAATTTGGGACTCATGGACCGGCAACAAAGTCCAGGTAATTCCTCTGCGCTCGGCTTGGGTGATGTCTGTTGCTTTCGCACCTTCTGGAAACTTCGTAGCTTGCGGGGGTATGGATAATATGTGCACCGTCTACGACGTCAACAACCGTGACGCAACTGGGTCAGCGAAAATAACCAGGGAGTTACTGGGTTACGAGGGTTTTCTGTCCTCCTGTAGATTCTTCGATGATAAAACCATAATAACTGGCTCTGGTGACATGAAAAT atgCATGTGGGACCTGGAGTCGGGTAAAAAAACGACAGATTTTTGCGCCCACGCTGGAGACGTTGTCAGCATCAGTCTTTCTCCAGATGGCAACAGCTATATCACCGGGTCTGTGGATAGAACTTGTAAATTATGGGACATAAGGGAAGAAAAAGCGAAGCAAACTTTCTTTGGTCATGAAGCTGATGTTAATTCCGTTTGT tttcatCCCTCGGGATACTCGTTCGTGACAGCGTCAGAAGACAAAACAGCCCGACTGTGGGATCTGAGGTCTGACCAGCAGCTCGCTACGTACAAACCCCCAAGTTCAAATCCCGGGTATACTTCCTGTGGATTATCGCTCAGtggtagatttattttttgtgccAGTGACGATAATTCAATTCATATATGGGACACTTTAAAAGCTCAATACAACG GAGCTTTGAACGGACATGAGAATCGAGTGACTTCTTTAAGTGTAGCACCCAATGGGATGGCAATTGCGAGCTGCTCATGGGACCAGATGGTCAGGGTCTGGGTCTag
- the LOC103580009 gene encoding phosphatidylinositol N-acetylglucosaminyltransferase subunit A isoform X1, which translates to MHQVKHRICMVSDFFYPNMGGVEEHIFNLSQCLLGRGHKVVVMTHSYGDRVGIRYMTNGLKVYYLPIKVFYNQCVLPTMICSLPLIRYIFIREKIEIIHGHSAFSALAHEGMLIGRLLGLKTVFTDHSLFGFADTSAVLTNKCLQISLADCNHCICVSHTGKENTVLRAKVHKDRVSVIPNAVDTALFTPDISKRKSNCITIVVVSRLVYRKGVDLLAQIIPKICSRHQDVQFLIGGDGPKRWLIEEIRERNLLQHRVTLLGSLEHSQVRHVLNKGHIFLNTSLTEAYCMAIVEAASCGLQVVSTEVGGIPEVLPPELIYLVEPKVDALVEALEQAIADYKSGNIICPYQVHDKIVSIYNWFNITKRTEIIYDSVHREGKKTIGEQLANYLSSGVLPYLLMVSLCYIVLQILEYFVPRKYIDIANDYNQPEQNSKSKKNKNT; encoded by the exons ATGCATCAAGTAAAGCATCGAATATG tatggtgtcagattttttttaccccaaCATGGGAGGAGTGGAGGagcatatatttaatttatcacaatGTTTACTTGGTCGTGGACACAAAGTTGTGGTGATGACACATTCCTATGGAGATCGAGTGGGTATTCGCTACATGACAAATGGTCTAAAg gtCTACTATTTgccaataaaagtattttataatcagTGCGTTCTTCCAACGATGATATGCTCACTTCCGCTgataagatatatatttattagagaaaaaattgaaataattcatGGGCATTCGGCATTTTCAGCTCTAGCACATGAAGGAATGCTGATTGGAAGACTTCTGGGTTTAAAA ACAGTATTTACGGACCATTCTCTGTTTGGTTTCGCTGATACATCAGCGGTCTTGACGAACAAATGCCTTCAGATATCATTAGCAGACTGCAATCATTGTATCTGCGTATCGCATACTGGGAAAGAGAACACTGTGCTACGTGCCAAAGTTCACAAAGACCGGGTGTCAGTGATTCCTAACGCCGTGGACACGGCATTGTTCACTCCAGACATCAGCAAGAGGAAAAGTAACTGCA ttaCAATTGTCGTGGTATCACGGCTGGTTTATCGCAAAGGTGTTGATTTATTAGCTCAGATAATTCCCAAGATATGCTCACGGCATCAAGACGTCCAGTTTTTAATAGGCGGTGATGGCCCTAAGCGCTGGCTTATTGAAGAGATAAGAGAACGCAATTTACTGCAGCATCGAGTTACTTTGCTAGGGAGTCTAGAACACTCCCAAGTGCGtcatgttttaaataaaggtcacatttttttaaacactagTCTTACAGAGGCCTATTGTATGGCCATTGTTGAGGCTGCTTCTTGTGG gtTGCAAGTCGTATCAACCGAAGTCGGGGGCATACCGGAAGTGTTGCCGCcagaattaatttatctagtcgAGCCAAAGGTAGACGCTCTTGTAGAAGCTCTCGAGCAAGCGATAGCTGACTACAAAAGcggaaatattatttgtccTTATCAAGTCCATGATAAAATAGtatctatttataattggTTCAATATTACCAAGAGAACGGAGATTATTTATGACTCAGTTCACCGGGAAGGCAAGAAGACCATCGGCGAACAATTagctaattatttatcaagtggAGTCTTGCCATATTTGCTGATGGTCTCGCTATGCTATATCGTACTGCAAATATTGGAATACTTTGTGCCGAGGAAG taCATTGACATAGCAAATGACTACAACCAACCTGagcaaaattcaaaaagtaaaaagaataaaaatacttga
- the LOC103580009 gene encoding phosphatidylinositol N-acetylglucosaminyltransferase subunit A isoform X2 encodes MVSDFFYPNMGGVEEHIFNLSQCLLGRGHKVVVMTHSYGDRVGIRYMTNGLKVYYLPIKVFYNQCVLPTMICSLPLIRYIFIREKIEIIHGHSAFSALAHEGMLIGRLLGLKTVFTDHSLFGFADTSAVLTNKCLQISLADCNHCICVSHTGKENTVLRAKVHKDRVSVIPNAVDTALFTPDISKRKSNCITIVVVSRLVYRKGVDLLAQIIPKICSRHQDVQFLIGGDGPKRWLIEEIRERNLLQHRVTLLGSLEHSQVRHVLNKGHIFLNTSLTEAYCMAIVEAASCGLQVVSTEVGGIPEVLPPELIYLVEPKVDALVEALEQAIADYKSGNIICPYQVHDKIVSIYNWFNITKRTEIIYDSVHREGKKTIGEQLANYLSSGVLPYLLMVSLCYIVLQILEYFVPRKYIDIANDYNQPEQNSKSKKNKNT; translated from the exons atggtgtcagattttttttaccccaaCATGGGAGGAGTGGAGGagcatatatttaatttatcacaatGTTTACTTGGTCGTGGACACAAAGTTGTGGTGATGACACATTCCTATGGAGATCGAGTGGGTATTCGCTACATGACAAATGGTCTAAAg gtCTACTATTTgccaataaaagtattttataatcagTGCGTTCTTCCAACGATGATATGCTCACTTCCGCTgataagatatatatttattagagaaaaaattgaaataattcatGGGCATTCGGCATTTTCAGCTCTAGCACATGAAGGAATGCTGATTGGAAGACTTCTGGGTTTAAAA ACAGTATTTACGGACCATTCTCTGTTTGGTTTCGCTGATACATCAGCGGTCTTGACGAACAAATGCCTTCAGATATCATTAGCAGACTGCAATCATTGTATCTGCGTATCGCATACTGGGAAAGAGAACACTGTGCTACGTGCCAAAGTTCACAAAGACCGGGTGTCAGTGATTCCTAACGCCGTGGACACGGCATTGTTCACTCCAGACATCAGCAAGAGGAAAAGTAACTGCA ttaCAATTGTCGTGGTATCACGGCTGGTTTATCGCAAAGGTGTTGATTTATTAGCTCAGATAATTCCCAAGATATGCTCACGGCATCAAGACGTCCAGTTTTTAATAGGCGGTGATGGCCCTAAGCGCTGGCTTATTGAAGAGATAAGAGAACGCAATTTACTGCAGCATCGAGTTACTTTGCTAGGGAGTCTAGAACACTCCCAAGTGCGtcatgttttaaataaaggtcacatttttttaaacactagTCTTACAGAGGCCTATTGTATGGCCATTGTTGAGGCTGCTTCTTGTGG gtTGCAAGTCGTATCAACCGAAGTCGGGGGCATACCGGAAGTGTTGCCGCcagaattaatttatctagtcgAGCCAAAGGTAGACGCTCTTGTAGAAGCTCTCGAGCAAGCGATAGCTGACTACAAAAGcggaaatattatttgtccTTATCAAGTCCATGATAAAATAGtatctatttataattggTTCAATATTACCAAGAGAACGGAGATTATTTATGACTCAGTTCACCGGGAAGGCAAGAAGACCATCGGCGAACAATTagctaattatttatcaagtggAGTCTTGCCATATTTGCTGATGGTCTCGCTATGCTATATCGTACTGCAAATATTGGAATACTTTGTGCCGAGGAAG taCATTGACATAGCAAATGACTACAACCAACCTGagcaaaattcaaaaagtaaaaagaataaaaatacttga